One genomic region from Salipiger sp. CCB-MM3 encodes:
- a CDS encoding amino acid ABC transporter substrate-binding protein, which yields MKLISTLAAAALAFGTLPAQAEGRLDKIAETGSISIGYRESSVPFSYLDENQKPVGYTIDLCMKVVEAVSNSVGKELEIDWTPVNPKTRIALMANGTIDLECGSTTDTLTREEQVGYLPTTFVTGTKLLVRADSGISSVDDLDGMTIALAQGTTNERAVKAAAEERGLDIKVLPVRDHAEGMLSLETDRVDAYSTDHILLYGLKQKSKTPDQYAVVGDFLSFDPYAIMVPKGDADFALIGKTALAEVFRSGEITEIYDQWFGPMGVEMTPLLEAAFQLGALPE from the coding sequence ATGAAACTCATATCCACACTCGCCGCTGCTGCTCTGGCCTTCGGAACGCTGCCCGCACAGGCCGAGGGTCGTCTCGACAAGATTGCCGAGACCGGCTCGATCAGCATCGGGTATCGCGAAAGCTCAGTGCCGTTCAGCTACCTCGACGAGAACCAGAAGCCGGTCGGCTACACGATCGACCTGTGCATGAAGGTCGTCGAAGCCGTTTCTAACTCTGTCGGCAAAGAACTCGAAATCGATTGGACTCCGGTCAATCCCAAGACCCGCATCGCGCTGATGGCGAATGGCACGATCGATCTTGAATGCGGCTCGACCACCGATACGCTGACGCGCGAAGAACAGGTCGGCTACTTGCCCACGACGTTTGTCACCGGCACCAAGCTCCTCGTCCGAGCCGACAGCGGCATTTCGTCGGTCGACGATCTCGATGGGATGACGATTGCCCTGGCGCAGGGCACGACCAATGAGCGCGCCGTGAAGGCCGCGGCCGAAGAGCGAGGGCTTGATATCAAGGTGCTGCCGGTGCGCGACCACGCCGAAGGCATGCTGTCGCTGGAGACCGACCGCGTCGATGCCTACTCGACGGACCACATCCTCCTCTACGGGCTGAAGCAGAAATCCAAGACGCCGGATCAATATGCGGTGGTTGGTGATTTCCTCTCCTTCGACCCCTACGCGATCATGGTGCCGAAGGGTGACGCGGACTTCGCGCTTATCGGCAAGACGGCTCTCGCGGAGGTTTTCCGCTCGGGCGAGATCACCGAGATCTACGATCAGTGGTTCGGCCCGATGGGCGTGGAAATGACCCCGCTGCTTGAAGCCGCGTTCCAGCTGGGTGCTCTTCCGGAATGA
- a CDS encoding amino acid ABC transporter permease — protein sequence MDYNWNWGVLFQPEYFGWLVSGTLWTFAVALAAWVIALSIGVLVGVGRTLPSKPIAFICTAYVELFRNVPLLVQMFLWYFVMPEVVPEDVGRWMKRDMPNPEYVTAVIALGLYTASRVAEQVRAGIESVGTSLTAAAYANGFSVAQTYRYILLPISFRLIVPPLTSEFLTIFKNSSLALTIGLLELTAQSQQIAEYTFQGFEAYTAATVIYVCIALMATAIAMLLERYTRIPGYVGSK from the coding sequence ATGGACTATAATTGGAACTGGGGCGTCCTCTTCCAGCCGGAGTATTTCGGCTGGCTCGTCTCCGGGACGCTCTGGACCTTTGCCGTCGCATTGGCGGCCTGGGTTATCGCGTTGAGCATCGGTGTGCTGGTTGGCGTAGGCCGAACTCTGCCCTCAAAGCCAATCGCTTTCATTTGCACGGCCTACGTCGAACTCTTCCGCAACGTGCCGCTGCTTGTGCAGATGTTCCTGTGGTACTTCGTCATGCCCGAGGTCGTCCCAGAAGATGTCGGACGCTGGATGAAGCGCGACATGCCCAATCCGGAATACGTGACGGCGGTCATCGCGCTCGGGCTCTACACGGCCAGCCGGGTCGCCGAGCAGGTGCGTGCAGGCATTGAATCCGTTGGCACGTCTTTGACCGCGGCGGCCTACGCAAACGGGTTTTCAGTCGCGCAGACCTACCGCTACATTCTTCTGCCGATCTCGTTCCGGCTCATCGTGCCGCCGCTCACATCGGAATTCCTGACGATATTCAAGAATTCCTCGCTGGCGCTCACCATTGGCCTGCTCGAACTGACAGCGCAGAGCCAGCAGATCGCCGAGTACACCTTCCAGGGGTTCGAGGCTTACACCGCCGCGACGGTCATCTACGTCTGCATCGCGCTCATGGCCACCGCCATCGCGATGCTGCTCGAGCGCTACACGCGCATTCCAGGTTATGTGGGGTCCAAGTGA
- a CDS encoding amino acid ABC transporter permease, whose translation MTEGFDFGVIASNLPFLLQGLGLSLGLTFLSIIGGLVLGTGLALMRLSGVLPVSLLSAGYVNLIRSVPLILVIFWFYFLVPLAIGRPVGSFYSALIAFVLFEAAYYSEIIRAGIQSVRKGQSQAAFAHGLTYWQAQRYVILPQAFRNMIPILVSQGIILFQDTSLVFVVSLRDLMTTSSIVARTEGRLIEMYVFAACVYFVICFAGSLFVRKLKGKTA comes from the coding sequence ATGACAGAAGGTTTCGACTTTGGCGTCATCGCGAGCAATCTGCCTTTCCTCTTGCAGGGGCTGGGGCTTTCGCTCGGGTTGACCTTTCTCTCCATCATCGGCGGCTTGGTGCTTGGTACGGGCCTTGCCCTGATGCGGCTGTCGGGCGTGCTGCCGGTGTCGCTGCTGTCGGCGGGCTACGTGAACCTGATCCGCTCGGTGCCACTGATCCTGGTGATCTTCTGGTTCTACTTCCTGGTCCCGCTTGCGATCGGCAGGCCGGTTGGCAGCTTCTATTCGGCGCTGATCGCCTTCGTGCTCTTCGAGGCCGCCTACTACTCGGAGATCATCCGCGCTGGCATCCAATCGGTCCGAAAGGGACAGTCGCAGGCGGCCTTCGCCCATGGGCTGACCTACTGGCAGGCGCAGAGATACGTCATCCTGCCGCAAGCGTTCCGCAACATGATCCCGATCCTGGTGAGCCAAGGGATCATCCTGTTCCAGGACACAAGCCTCGTTTTCGTCGTGTCGCTGCGCGACCTGATGACCACCTCGTCCATCGTCGCACGCACCGAAGGTCGTCTTATCGAGATGTATGTCTTCGCCGCCTGCGTCTACTTCGTAATTTGCTTCGCCGGCTCTCTCTTCGTCCGGAAACTGAAAGGAAAAACCGCATGA
- a CDS encoding amino acid ABC transporter ATP-binding protein: MITMENVSKWYGDFRVLTDCSTHVDRGEVVVVCGPSGSGKSTLIKTVNGLEPVQQGTITVDGTDVTAKRTNLTKLRSRIGMVFQHFELYPHMSVRENLCLAQQKVLGRSRDEAMVKAEALIARVGLLPHIDKFPGQLSGGQQQRVAISRSLAMDPIAMLFDEPTSALDPEMINEVLDVMVELAQEGMTMMVVTHEMGFARKVADRVVFMDAGAIVEDRPSAEFFATPESARAQDFLSKILTH; this comes from the coding sequence ATGATCACCATGGAGAACGTGTCCAAGTGGTACGGTGATTTCCGGGTTCTCACCGATTGCTCGACGCATGTGGACCGCGGCGAGGTCGTCGTTGTCTGTGGGCCCTCGGGGTCGGGGAAGTCGACGCTGATCAAGACCGTGAACGGCCTTGAGCCGGTGCAGCAGGGGACCATCACCGTCGACGGCACGGACGTGACGGCGAAGCGCACGAACCTGACGAAACTGCGCTCGCGCATCGGCATGGTGTTCCAACACTTCGAGCTTTATCCGCACATGAGCGTGCGCGAGAATCTCTGCCTCGCGCAGCAGAAGGTGCTTGGTCGGTCGCGGGATGAAGCGATGGTGAAAGCCGAGGCGCTGATCGCGCGCGTCGGGCTTCTGCCGCATATCGACAAGTTCCCGGGGCAGCTCTCGGGCGGTCAGCAGCAGCGTGTCGCCATCAGCCGGTCCCTCGCGATGGATCCCATCGCGATGCTGTTCGACGAACCGACCTCTGCGCTCGATCCCGAGATGATTAACGAGGTTCTCGACGTGATGGTCGAGCTTGCGCAGGAAGGTATGACCATGATGGTCGTTACCCACGAAATGGGATTTGCCCGCAAGGTCGCCGATCGCGTGGTCTTCATGGATGCCGGGGCCATCGTGGAGGACCGTCCGTCCGCAGAGTTCTTCGCGACGCCCGAGAGCGCCCGGGCCCAAGACTTCCTGTCGAAGATTCTGACCCATTGA
- a CDS encoding YeiH family protein has product MTYLTQPFGALRTRASGIFPGLAVAVLVALAARYIAEHYGAPAMLMAMLFGIALNFLSEDSRCVTGIRAASTTGLRIGVAFLGFRVSVAAVAALGLPVLALIAGLVFLTIATGLGLSRIFGRGWKFGLLTGGSVAICGASAAVAIAAVLPKDERSEERLIFTVATVTTMSTLAMVLYPILAEWLGLAPRQAGIFIGASIHDVAQVMGAGFSMSPEVGDTATVVKLLRVALLGPIVLGIAFATRGSAPTSGKRPPILPLFVLGFIAACLVSSTGLIPGWLLSAAQTLASWLLLIAIAAVGLRTSLGRVLQVGSSAIAMVFLETVLLCTVALGGTILLG; this is encoded by the coding sequence TTGACCTATCTCACCCAACCTTTCGGCGCGCTTCGGACGCGCGCTTCCGGCATCTTCCCCGGGCTGGCCGTCGCAGTTCTGGTGGCACTGGCCGCGCGCTACATCGCCGAACATTACGGCGCCCCGGCCATGCTCATGGCGATGCTTTTCGGGATCGCGCTCAACTTCCTCTCCGAGGACAGCCGCTGTGTTACTGGCATCCGAGCCGCCTCGACGACCGGGCTGCGTATCGGCGTTGCGTTCCTTGGCTTCCGGGTGAGCGTCGCGGCCGTTGCTGCGCTCGGATTGCCAGTACTCGCGCTGATCGCGGGACTGGTGTTCCTGACGATCGCGACAGGTCTCGGGCTGTCGCGCATCTTCGGACGCGGTTGGAAGTTCGGGCTTCTGACCGGCGGTTCGGTGGCGATCTGCGGAGCCTCCGCTGCCGTCGCCATCGCGGCGGTCCTGCCAAAGGATGAACGTTCGGAGGAACGCCTGATCTTCACCGTTGCGACGGTCACGACCATGTCGACCCTCGCGATGGTGCTTTACCCTATCCTCGCCGAGTGGCTCGGGCTGGCTCCTCGGCAGGCCGGCATCTTCATCGGGGCCTCGATCCACGATGTCGCGCAGGTGATGGGTGCCGGATTTTCGATGTCACCAGAGGTCGGCGATACGGCGACGGTGGTCAAATTGCTGCGCGTGGCGCTGCTTGGGCCTATCGTGCTCGGGATTGCATTCGCGACCCGCGGCAGCGCTCCGACGAGCGGCAAGCGTCCTCCGATCCTGCCGCTCTTCGTGCTCGGTTTTATCGCGGCCTGTCTGGTCTCCTCGACCGGGCTCATTCCCGGCTGGCTGCTTTCCGCCGCGCAGACCCTTGCGTCCTGGCTGCTGTTGATCGCCATTGCGGCGGTCGGTCTCCGGACCTCTTTGGGGCGTGTGCTGCAGGTGGGCTCCAGCGCGATTGCCATGGTGTTTCTTGAGACAGTACTCCTATGCACGGTGGCTCTTGGTGGCACTATCCTGCTCGGGTAG
- a CDS encoding SixA phosphatase family protein, producing MRLLFLTILAVMATALATKAQEAVYIIRHAEKELTGDDPAITDEGKARAAAWAKMLEHVGLDVVFTSDAKRTHQTGAIIAETLGLPLNSVSRANTAGLIDALSFDHEEEAVLVVGHTETIPNILESLGVAEEIEVSQTDFANLFILLKPDANDPHLIRLRMP from the coding sequence ATGCGATTGCTTTTTCTGACAATTCTGGCTGTCATGGCAACTGCGCTCGCCACAAAGGCGCAAGAAGCTGTTTACATCATCCGCCATGCTGAGAAGGAACTAACCGGGGACGACCCTGCAATCACTGACGAAGGAAAAGCAAGGGCTGCTGCGTGGGCGAAAATGCTGGAACACGTAGGTCTAGACGTCGTGTTCACCTCAGATGCGAAACGCACCCATCAGACTGGGGCGATCATCGCCGAAACTCTGGGACTACCCTTGAACTCAGTGAGCCGCGCCAACACTGCCGGACTGATCGATGCGCTGAGTTTCGACCATGAAGAGGAGGCGGTTCTGGTCGTCGGCCACACTGAGACTATCCCAAACATTCTTGAGAGCCTTGGTGTAGCCGAGGAGATTGAGGTAAGTCAGACCGACTTCGCCAATTTGTTCATCCTGCTCAAGCCCGACGCGAACGACCCTCATTTGATCCGGTTGCGAATGCCGTAG
- a CDS encoding amidohydrolase, translating into MTNIHRRSVLLGSVAGAALAATSLRSVADTTSLSDIGASIVSSPEVTIFQAREIVTLDPSRPIAEAVAVVGGRILATGSVDEVEAIVGDQPRRYDARFADKVIVPGFIAQHDHPVLAALTMSSEILSIEDWALPTGTVPAVKDRKDFVTRLTKAVADSGAPGEPLMSWGYHPAFYGALTRADLDAISTERPILVWARSCHEMILNSAALKAGGVTQEIVDAFDDTSRAQSNLEEGRFWEQGFFAVMPNIASLAASPERLRAGLELSRDYMHSKGITFGNEPGGILAKPVQDAVNAVFSSPDMPFRWSFIVDAKSLVARYPDDAEVIARSEELASWYGGMTSLAPKQAKLFSDGAIYSQLMQVREPYLDAHHGEWMMDRELFERAFRVYWDAGYQLHVHVNGDAGLDRVLDTLELNLRRNPRYDHRTLIVHFAVSAFDQVERIRALGAIVSGNPYYVTALADQYSEVGLGSERADAMVRLGDLSRAGIRWSLHSDMPMAPADPLFLMWCAVTRQTSSGRVAAPDQTVTVEEALRGVTIEAAYSLKMENEIGSIVPGKRANLTILDKNPMSAEPEELLDIGVWGTVIEGRVLEAGKAQQDASLAPRSISDPGSKTSEFEFAALEHVLRIVHVHR; encoded by the coding sequence ATGACCAACATCCATCGCAGATCGGTTCTGCTCGGGAGCGTGGCAGGTGCCGCGCTCGCGGCCACCTCTTTACGTTCCGTGGCTGATACGACGTCCCTGTCGGATATCGGAGCCTCGATCGTCTCGTCGCCCGAGGTGACCATCTTCCAGGCCCGCGAGATCGTCACCCTCGACCCCTCGCGGCCCATCGCAGAGGCCGTTGCGGTTGTGGGTGGCCGCATCCTGGCGACCGGTTCTGTCGATGAGGTCGAGGCCATCGTCGGGGACCAGCCCCGGCGATACGACGCGCGCTTCGCGGATAAGGTCATCGTGCCCGGCTTCATCGCCCAGCATGATCATCCGGTGCTCGCAGCACTGACCATGTCGTCCGAGATTCTCTCGATCGAAGACTGGGCGCTGCCCACCGGTACGGTTCCGGCGGTCAAGGACAGAAAGGACTTCGTCACCCGCCTGACCAAGGCCGTGGCGGACAGCGGTGCTCCAGGAGAGCCGCTCATGAGCTGGGGTTACCATCCCGCCTTCTACGGCGCGCTGACGCGGGCCGACCTCGATGCGATCAGCACCGAGCGGCCCATTCTGGTCTGGGCACGGTCCTGTCACGAGATGATCCTGAACAGCGCGGCGCTCAAAGCGGGTGGTGTTACGCAGGAGATCGTCGATGCCTTCGACGACACGTCGCGGGCGCAGTCCAACCTCGAGGAGGGACGGTTCTGGGAGCAGGGTTTCTTTGCCGTCATGCCGAACATCGCATCCCTGGCCGCAAGCCCCGAACGGCTGCGCGCCGGGCTCGAATTGAGCCGGGACTACATGCACAGCAAGGGCATCACCTTCGGCAATGAACCGGGCGGCATTCTGGCAAAGCCCGTGCAGGACGCCGTCAACGCCGTCTTCTCCAGTCCCGACATGCCCTTCCGCTGGTCTTTCATCGTCGACGCGAAAAGCCTGGTGGCGCGCTATCCCGACGATGCCGAGGTGATCGCCCGCTCCGAGGAACTGGCCTCTTGGTACGGAGGCATGACAAGCCTCGCGCCGAAGCAAGCCAAGCTGTTCTCGGACGGCGCAATCTATTCGCAGCTCATGCAGGTCCGGGAGCCCTATCTCGACGCGCACCACGGCGAATGGATGATGGACCGCGAGCTCTTCGAGCGGGCATTTCGCGTCTATTGGGATGCGGGCTACCAGTTGCATGTCCATGTGAACGGCGATGCCGGTCTCGACCGGGTTCTCGACACGCTGGAGCTGAACCTGCGCCGCAACCCCCGCTACGATCATCGCACCCTCATCGTGCATTTTGCAGTCAGCGCCTTTGATCAGGTGGAGCGGATCAGGGCTTTGGGCGCCATCGTGAGCGGGAATCCCTACTATGTTACCGCTCTTGCGGATCAATACTCCGAGGTCGGCCTCGGCTCCGAGCGTGCTGATGCCATGGTTCGCCTCGGAGACCTGTCGCGGGCCGGTATCCGCTGGTCCCTGCATTCGGACATGCCGATGGCACCTGCCGACCCGCTCTTCCTGATGTGGTGTGCGGTCACCAGGCAGACGAGCTCCGGTCGCGTCGCCGCGCCGGATCAGACGGTGACCGTCGAAGAGGCACTGCGCGGGGTGACCATCGAGGCCGCCTATTCGCTGAAGATGGAGAACGAGATCGGAAGCATCGTCCCCGGCAAGCGCGCCAACCTGACAATCCTCGACAAGAACCCGATGAGCGCTGAGCCCGAGGAGTTGCTGGACATCGGCGTCTGGGGAACGGTCATCGAAGGCCGGGTGCTCGAGGCCGGTAAGGCGCAGCAAGACGCGAGTCTTGCGCCACGGTCTATTTCCGATCCGGGGAGCAAGACGTCTGAATTTGAGTTCGCCGCGCTGGAACATGTTCTGCGGATTGTACACGTTCATCGCTGA
- a CDS encoding lysozyme inhibitor LprI family protein, whose protein sequence is MRCVAVSVLLALGLPIAAVADPATECGGSSQIEIGECVTDILKRVDAALEVYLRSAMVSAEELDDVTGRTVAVPALEASQAAWSEYRDAQCEYVGATFGGGSGTGIGINSCKIELGRERAIELMRYAR, encoded by the coding sequence ATGAGATGTGTCGCCGTATCGGTTTTGCTTGCTCTTGGCCTGCCGATCGCCGCGGTCGCTGATCCTGCGACAGAGTGTGGCGGGAGTAGCCAAATCGAGATCGGGGAGTGTGTCACCGACATTCTGAAGAGGGTCGATGCCGCGCTCGAAGTCTATCTGAGGTCCGCTATGGTCTCAGCCGAAGAACTCGACGACGTGACAGGGCGTACTGTAGCCGTCCCGGCGCTCGAGGCTTCGCAGGCTGCCTGGTCAGAGTACCGCGACGCTCAGTGCGAGTACGTGGGCGCCACGTTCGGAGGCGGCTCGGGCACCGGCATTGGGATCAACTCGTGCAAGATCGAGCTCGGTCGAGAAAGAGCGATCGAACTCATGCGCTACGCTCGGTGA
- a CDS encoding helix-turn-helix transcriptional regulator: METLLWEHFRVFLAVSEGEEAEIATESAAKVRMANDFMHGHYDEPLTVETIAMSVGASARSLQSAFRRVTGQTPWERLTAIRLEAVRHRLLSPQDTGNVTAVAMNSGFSHLGRFAALYRKTYGERPSETLARKLRK; the protein is encoded by the coding sequence ATGGAGACCCTTCTTTGGGAGCACTTCCGCGTGTTTCTTGCCGTGTCCGAAGGGGAGGAGGCTGAGATTGCCACCGAGAGCGCGGCAAAGGTCCGCATGGCCAACGACTTCATGCATGGTCACTATGACGAGCCTCTCACGGTCGAAACGATTGCCATGTCAGTCGGCGCCTCTGCACGCAGCCTGCAATCGGCGTTCCGACGTGTAACGGGCCAGACCCCCTGGGAAAGGTTAACCGCCATCCGTCTCGAAGCAGTCCGGCACCGCCTTTTGTCCCCTCAAGATACGGGAAACGTAACCGCGGTAGCGATGAATTCCGGCTTCAGCCACCTCGGCCGCTTTGCGGCGCTCTATCGAAAAACCTACGGCGAGCGCCCATCGGAAACTCTGGCGAGAAAGCTCCGGAAATAA
- a CDS encoding SH3 domain-containing protein, with protein MRITNLLILLWIALVPAAASAQPIEEKRVSFAAGTSGATIRASLKGDQITDYLLGASAGQTMTIDFASSNPAGYFNLMIGSDPAAIHIGSTAGGHFNGVLPGSGDYRIRVYLMRSAARRGETTDYTLTVSIGGKATTPTPAAPDYADGLSGGPDWWQVTGVSAGDTLNVRAGPGTKNPVVGQLANGHRVRNMGCQMNGQTKWCQIEFPGDQPLVGWTAGRYLHEAAAPPTQAPASHEARGSVPCAQAAGQPMGSCPFRVARGSGGTASVWITLPGGGERYLDFRDGQLVGSDPGKSVSHTRNADLNMILVDGAERYEIPDAVLYGG; from the coding sequence ATGCGTATCACCAACCTCCTGATCCTTCTTTGGATCGCCTTGGTTCCTGCCGCCGCGAGCGCGCAACCGATTGAGGAAAAGCGTGTCTCTTTCGCTGCCGGGACGTCTGGGGCGACGATCCGGGCAAGCCTCAAGGGCGACCAGATCACCGACTACCTGCTCGGCGCCAGCGCCGGGCAGACCATGACGATCGATTTCGCCTCCAGCAATCCCGCAGGCTATTTCAACCTGATGATCGGCAGCGATCCGGCGGCGATCCATATCGGCTCGACCGCCGGCGGCCATTTCAACGGGGTATTGCCCGGCTCGGGAGATTACCGCATCCGCGTGTACCTGATGCGCAGCGCCGCGCGCCGGGGCGAGACCACCGATTACACGCTCACCGTTTCGATCGGTGGAAAGGCAACGACACCTACCCCTGCGGCGCCCGACTACGCTGACGGGCTGTCGGGCGGACCGGATTGGTGGCAGGTCACTGGGGTTTCGGCCGGGGACACGCTGAATGTCCGGGCCGGGCCCGGCACCAAGAACCCGGTCGTCGGGCAACTCGCCAATGGCCACCGGGTGCGCAATATGGGCTGCCAGATGAACGGCCAGACCAAGTGGTGCCAGATTGAGTTTCCCGGTGATCAACCGCTCGTCGGCTGGACAGCAGGGCGCTATCTGCACGAGGCCGCAGCGCCCCCGACGCAGGCCCCCGCCAGCCATGAGGCGCGCGGCAGCGTGCCCTGCGCGCAGGCGGCCGGTCAGCCGATGGGTTCCTGCCCGTTCCGCGTTGCGCGCGGCAGCGGAGGCACGGCAAGCGTCTGGATCACCCTGCCAGGCGGGGGCGAGCGCTATCTTGATTTCCGCGACGGCCAGCTTGTCGGCAGCGATCCGGGCAAGAGCGTCAGTCACACCCGCAACGCCGATCTCAACATGATCCTCGTCGATGGCGCCGAGCGCTACGAAATTCCCGACGCGGTGCTCTACGGCGGCTGA
- a CDS encoding M13 family metallopeptidase, giving the protein MFASLIRTTALTGLFAGAAAAQQALPEPGPDELAFSVENMDPSADPAADFYRYTSGGWVDRVQRPPQLPAYGIFSIMVERLTKQVATVAEAAGAEAGDAPKGSPTQLVGDFYNAYMDVDAIDAAGIEPIRDMLDEVAAVETLEDLTRIAGAQAAAAGPGLLAMFGPGPDPTDTKRHAMYALGQTFGMDRHFVETLRMPPGSAPLAAYRTYIQGLLTAAGYAEEDAARIAEVAIGIETRLYAGFLTPAEGKDPTNRYGRLPYDAVQAQVPEFDLGLYLDTVGFERPESFFVYEPRALPALSGVLRETPLDDLKDYISFRLIHNYAPFLTSALRAPKLDFEEALLGARNDRPRAEQLYALLLEKLGHPASQLYVEAYYPEETKAEVLDLIERIKAVFRARIETRDWLSEPTRAEALSKIDSFYYKVGYPDTWVDFSSVEIVPDDPVANIIALGRFDMARTLDQLTRPPEHEEFNASSTLPMAMNAAYTPNINGFEVTAAITQPPVFSADMDAPLKFCRIGAVIGHEMTHGFDFSGRKYDAEGNYRDWWTPEDAEAFLAEAQKLIDQADAYEVLPGLFINGALGVGENMADVGGITFAYEALMTYLEEHPEENVEVDGLSPAERCFTAWSQFWTMKATDQYLQALVANDGHAPDFYRSTAALQHVDAFYETFGVEEGDPMWLPPERRARAW; this is encoded by the coding sequence ATGTTCGCCAGCCTGATCCGCACCACCGCCCTCACGGGCCTGTTCGCCGGGGCGGCTGCCGCGCAGCAGGCGCTGCCCGAGCCTGGACCGGACGAGCTTGCCTTTTCGGTGGAAAACATGGATCCGAGCGCCGATCCGGCGGCTGATTTCTACCGCTATACGTCCGGCGGCTGGGTTGACCGGGTGCAGCGCCCGCCGCAGCTGCCCGCCTATGGAATCTTCTCGATCATGGTCGAACGGTTGACCAAGCAAGTGGCCACCGTGGCCGAGGCCGCCGGTGCCGAAGCGGGTGATGCGCCGAAAGGCTCGCCGACGCAGCTCGTGGGGGATTTCTACAACGCCTACATGGATGTCGACGCCATTGACGCCGCCGGGATCGAGCCGATCCGGGATATGCTGGACGAGGTGGCCGCAGTCGAAACGCTGGAAGACCTGACCCGCATCGCGGGCGCGCAGGCCGCCGCTGCCGGACCCGGCCTTCTGGCGATGTTCGGGCCCGGGCCGGACCCGACAGACACCAAACGCCATGCCATGTACGCGCTTGGCCAGACATTCGGCATGGATCGCCATTTCGTAGAGACCCTGCGCATGCCGCCGGGCAGCGCCCCGCTTGCGGCATACAGGACCTACATTCAAGGGTTGCTGACCGCTGCGGGATACGCCGAAGAGGACGCCGCGCGGATTGCCGAGGTCGCCATCGGGATCGAGACACGGCTCTACGCGGGATTTCTCACCCCCGCCGAGGGCAAGGACCCAACTAACAGGTACGGACGGCTGCCCTATGACGCGGTGCAGGCACAGGTCCCCGAATTCGACCTCGGACTCTACCTCGACACCGTCGGTTTCGAGCGACCCGAAAGCTTCTTTGTCTATGAGCCCCGCGCACTCCCCGCTCTGTCGGGCGTGCTGCGCGAGACGCCGCTCGACGATCTGAAGGACTACATCTCCTTCCGCCTCATCCACAATTACGCGCCCTTCCTGACAAGTGCGCTGCGCGCGCCCAAGCTCGATTTCGAAGAGGCGCTGCTCGGCGCCCGCAACGATCGCCCGCGCGCGGAACAGCTCTATGCGCTCCTCCTCGAAAAGCTCGGCCATCCGGCCAGCCAGCTCTACGTCGAGGCCTATTATCCCGAGGAGACCAAGGCCGAGGTGCTCGATCTCATCGAGCGCATCAAGGCGGTGTTCCGGGCAAGGATCGAGACCCGCGATTGGCTCTCCGAGCCGACCCGCGCCGAGGCGCTGAGCAAGATCGACAGCTTTTACTACAAGGTTGGCTACCCCGACACATGGGTCGATTTCAGCAGCGTCGAGATCGTCCCCGACGACCCCGTCGCCAATATCATCGCGCTCGGACGCTTCGACATGGCGCGCACGCTTGACCAGCTGACGCGCCCGCCGGAGCATGAGGAATTCAACGCCAGTTCGACCCTGCCGATGGCGATGAACGCGGCCTACACGCCCAACATCAACGGCTTCGAGGTGACCGCCGCGATCACCCAGCCACCGGTGTTCTCGGCGGATATGGATGCACCGCTGAAATTCTGCCGCATCGGCGCGGTGATCGGGCACGAGATGACCCACGGGTTCGATTTTTCGGGCCGCAAGTACGATGCCGAGGGCAATTACCGCGACTGGTGGACACCCGAAGATGCCGAGGCTTTCCTTGCCGAGGCGCAAAAGCTGATCGACCAGGCGGATGCCTACGAGGTGCTTCCGGGCCTGTTCATCAATGGCGCGCTCGGCGTTGGCGAGAACATGGCCGATGTCGGCGGCATCACCTTCGCCTACGAGGCTCTGATGACCTATCTCGAAGAGCATCCCGAGGAGAATGTCGAGGTGGATGGCCTCAGCCCCGCCGAACGCTGCTTCACCGCCTGGTCGCAGTTCTGGACGATGAAGGCGACGGACCAGTACCTACAGGCGCTTGTGGCGAACGATGGGCATGCGCCAGATTTCTACCGCTCGACAGCCGCGCTGCAGCACGTGGATGCCTTCTACGAGACGTTCGGTGTCGAGGAAGGCGATCCCATGTGGCTGCCGCCGGAGCGCCGCGCCCGCGCATGGTGA